The Planctomycetia bacterium genome window below encodes:
- a CDS encoding metal ABC transporter ATP-binding protein — protein sequence MNQAEPNHIPKSNANSAVSPLLVVDGLTVQLGSKTILKNLCANIPRGRISALIGLNGSGKTTFLKALLKEVPYTGKVQWRCGHDHSQPYPHLIGYVPQRLQFDVNQPLTVVELIALGLQSKPMFLGISKATRERILKLLTRVHAENLLDVPVGGLSGGQLQRVLLAMALEPAPELLLLDEPAQGIDFRSQNDFYDLIAQVNRETNITMILVSHELSVVSKYAHRVFCMQDGAILCEGSGEEIITGEMIKQIFGADAGVYAHRH from the coding sequence ATGAACCAGGCTGAACCAAACCACATTCCGAAATCGAACGCTAACTCAGCCGTTTCTCCGCTGCTGGTGGTGGATGGTTTGACAGTACAACTGGGTAGCAAGACTATCCTCAAAAACCTCTGTGCCAACATTCCGCGCGGCCGCATCTCGGCACTCATTGGCCTCAATGGTTCAGGCAAGACAACTTTCCTGAAAGCGCTGCTGAAGGAAGTACCCTACACCGGCAAAGTGCAATGGCGCTGCGGGCATGATCATTCACAGCCTTACCCGCACCTCATTGGCTATGTGCCCCAGAGGCTGCAGTTTGATGTCAATCAGCCTTTAACAGTGGTTGAACTGATCGCACTGGGACTACAGTCCAAGCCGATGTTCCTGGGCATCAGTAAGGCAACGCGTGAGCGTATTCTGAAGCTGCTCACGCGAGTACATGCAGAAAACCTGCTGGACGTTCCTGTAGGCGGTTTATCTGGTGGTCAATTACAGCGTGTCCTGTTGGCGATGGCCCTGGAACCGGCACCTGAACTCTTGTTGCTTGATGAACCGGCCCAGGGTATTGATTTCAGAAGTCAGAATGACTTTTACGACCTGATTGCTCAGGTGAACCGTGAGACGAACATCACCATGATCCTGGTATCGCATGAACTGAGCGTGGTGAGCAAATATGCTCATCGGGTCTTCTGCATGCAGGATGGAGCTATTTTGTGCGAAGGTTCTGGCGAAGAGATAATCACCGGTGAAATGATCAAGCAGATATTCGGTGCCGATGCGGGAGTGTATGCACATCGGCATTAA
- a CDS encoding zinc ABC transporter substrate-binding protein: MHKTFAQYLWLLALLMAGCNTQPGTATSGSPWKSTGKIKVLTSIVPVACLTSQIAGDAAEVLCLMTAHGPHDFEPTRDDVKVLAQADLFIVVGFDLESFLDGMVRNADNRKLKVLRAGQAVPLEMRLEAEGKPHYHGDKLVSHKGVDPHVWLGMDETGHMVDVIANTLIDRDAKNADGYKQRAAAVKKKLADLKASGRERLKNAKGGLITFHDSFRYFSRSFGITIAGTIRDVKGDQPLSPAALREQAAEFSKAGVKVIGVEPQFPRGVAENLAREINAATTKIIELDPLETGPSLPGSPYQVDPNYFFDKIEQNLRNLHKAYE, from the coding sequence ATGCACAAGACCTTTGCCCAGTATTTGTGGCTGCTGGCGCTGCTAATGGCAGGCTGCAACACGCAGCCTGGCACTGCAACCAGCGGCTCGCCCTGGAAATCGACAGGCAAGATCAAAGTGCTTACCTCCATTGTGCCGGTAGCATGCCTGACCAGCCAGATTGCCGGCGATGCAGCCGAAGTACTCTGCCTGATGACTGCACATGGCCCACATGACTTTGAGCCAACACGCGATGATGTCAAAGTGCTGGCCCAGGCTGATTTGTTCATCGTTGTCGGGTTCGATCTGGAGTCGTTTCTCGATGGTATGGTTCGCAACGCTGATAATCGCAAGCTGAAAGTACTGCGTGCAGGCCAGGCTGTACCATTGGAAATGCGGCTCGAAGCTGAAGGAAAACCCCATTATCATGGCGACAAACTGGTTTCGCATAAAGGTGTAGACCCTCACGTCTGGCTCGGTATGGATGAAACCGGGCATATGGTCGATGTGATTGCCAACACCCTGATTGATCGTGATGCAAAAAATGCCGATGGCTACAAACAGCGGGCTGCAGCGGTCAAGAAAAAGCTGGCAGATTTGAAGGCTTCAGGCCGCGAACGACTTAAGAATGCCAAGGGTGGATTAATCACGTTTCACGATTCGTTCCGCTATTTCAGCCGATCGTTCGGCATCACCATTGCAGGGACCATTCGCGATGTGAAAGGCGATCAGCCTTTAAGCCCGGCAGCTCTGCGTGAACAGGCCGCTGAGTTCAGCAAAGCCGGCGTAAAAGTCATTGGCGTAGAGCCACAGTTTCCACGCGGAGTGGCGGAAAACCTGGCCCGCGAAATCAACGCTGCAACGACGAAGATCATTGAGCTTGATCCGCTCGAAACCGGCCCTTCGCTGCCGGGCTCACCGTACCAGGTTGATCCCAATTACTTTTTTGACAAGATTGAACAGAACCTCCGCAACCTGCACAAAGCATACGAATGA
- a CDS encoding STAS domain-containing protein: MGSKGNAGPAFIQIERHGDIAVIVPTADVESMQWDLIEQAADIVLQPLKKEPASGVIVDLSQVAYFGSVFLSLLLRCHKLVKQQGNEMVLCGASERAKELLKLTALDTLWAIYQDREEALDAMVA, encoded by the coding sequence ATGGGTTCTAAAGGCAATGCAGGTCCTGCTTTCATTCAGATTGAACGGCATGGCGATATCGCGGTCATCGTTCCGACTGCTGATGTTGAATCCATGCAGTGGGATCTGATTGAACAGGCTGCTGACATCGTGCTGCAACCACTCAAGAAAGAACCAGCCAGTGGCGTGATTGTCGATCTCAGCCAGGTGGCTTACTTCGGCTCGGTCTTCCTGTCGCTACTCTTGCGTTGCCACAAGCTGGTCAAACAGCAGGGCAACGAAATGGTGCTGTGCGGCGCTTCTGAACGTGCCAAGGAACTGCTCAAGCTGACGGCACTCGATACCCTCTGGGCTATCTACCAGGATCGTGAAGAAGCACTCGATGCGATGGTGGCATAA
- a CDS encoding LOG family protein: MDAPTPRPYITNENYIDQLKQTADKFLADGASRADIKMVVTAVKELRYALKMFAPFRQRHKVTVFGSARIDPDHPSYEQAVELSQKLAEQDYMVVTGAANGIMEAGHVGAGKEKSIGVNILLPFEQASNRIIHGDEKLVHLKYFFTRKLMLVKESHGVAVFPGGFGTHDELFEILTLMQTGKAALIPVVLVEEPNGDYWHLWLRFVTEVLLPRGYICPWDVSFFKITQDVDEAVNTITRFYHTYHSMRYVGDHLVIRLKRKLSVTEVQYLNDRFADVLKEGTIEQTGAQPDEHQDTHLADLPRLKFIFNRQRLGRLRQMIDVINNN, from the coding sequence ATGGATGCCCCCACACCACGGCCTTATATCACCAACGAAAACTACATCGATCAACTGAAACAGACGGCGGACAAGTTCCTCGCCGATGGTGCCAGCCGGGCTGATATCAAAATGGTGGTTACTGCAGTCAAGGAACTGCGGTATGCCCTCAAGATGTTCGCTCCATTTCGGCAACGTCACAAGGTTACCGTCTTCGGTTCTGCTCGCATCGATCCGGATCATCCCAGTTACGAACAAGCAGTCGAACTCAGCCAAAAGCTGGCGGAGCAAGACTACATGGTTGTTACCGGTGCTGCCAACGGCATCATGGAAGCTGGCCATGTAGGTGCGGGGAAAGAAAAGAGCATCGGTGTCAACATCCTGCTACCCTTCGAGCAGGCATCCAATCGCATTATTCATGGCGATGAGAAGCTGGTGCACCTGAAATACTTCTTCACGCGCAAGCTCATGCTGGTGAAAGAATCACACGGCGTGGCCGTCTTTCCTGGTGGTTTCGGCACGCATGATGAACTGTTTGAAATTCTGACTCTGATGCAGACTGGCAAGGCAGCACTTATTCCCGTGGTGCTTGTGGAAGAACCTAATGGCGACTACTGGCACCTGTGGCTGCGCTTTGTAACCGAAGTACTGCTGCCTCGAGGCTACATCTGCCCTTGGGATGTCTCATTCTTCAAAATTACTCAGGATGTGGATGAAGCCGTAAATACCATTACCAGGTTCTACCACACTTATCACAGCATGCGTTATGTGGGTGATCACCTTGTTATTCGTCTCAAACGGAAGTTGTCGGTCACCGAAGTGCAGTATCTCAATGATCGCTTCGCTGATGTCCTCAAGGAAGGAACCATTGAACAGACAGGGGCCCAGCCCGATGAGCATCAGGATACCCACCTGGCTGATTTGCCTCGATTGAAATTCATTTTCAACCGCCAGCGGTTAGGGCGGTTGAGGCAGATGATTGATGTCATCAATAACAATTAG